A single genomic interval of Mangifera indica cultivar Alphonso unplaced genomic scaffold, CATAS_Mindica_2.1 Un_0010, whole genome shotgun sequence harbors:
- the LOC123205618 gene encoding G-type lectin S-receptor-like serine/threonine-protein kinase RLK1, producing the protein MPCFHHKTIMFFKWHVPEPKQYSMMSFNLLCVLSLLLLPCLATAQNNGTVRVGQYITAADNSQPWFSPSRDFAFGFHKLDNEDLFLPAIWYYKIPSKTIVWYASADNPAPRGSRLQLTADRGLVLDGPDGQELWKSGITMSAAAFGFLYDTGNFVVADANSEKLWQSFDDPVDTLLPSQIMERGGVVSSKRSETDFSQGRFQFRLLQDGNAVLNTINLPSGFAYDAYFWSNTFDQNRSNAGLQVVFNESGYLYVVRENNQRVFLTPGTIVSSKENYHRATLNFDGSFVLYTHPRNTNGNNGIWSVIRTMPDNICVNNDIRKGLGSGICGHNSICTLNSLRRPNCTCPKGFSLVDPDDPYGNCKPDFIQGCEEDEGKSEEDLYHIEELKSTDWPTSDFEQLTPSSREDCESSCLKDCLCSASVFRLDTCWKKKLPLSYGKMDPADNGTAFIKIRKGEGNGKKKRDIFVLVGSVLLGSSVFINLILVAASCLGLLIVNQKKLTRTHPPEGVSHMNLRCFTYKELVEATRGFKEELGRGAFGTVYKGFMDIAPNNLVAVKKLDRVFHDSEKEFKAEVNVIGQTHHKNLVRLLGFCDEGENRLIVYEFLSNGTLASFLFGDYKPNWELRTNIAMEIAKGLLYLHEECCTQIIHCDIKPQNILLDDNYNARISDFGLAKLLTLNQSHTSTVIRGTKGYVAPEWFRNTPVTVKVDVYSFGVLLLEIICLRRCVEKEASTIDKAILTDWAYDCYKERQFGTLVEDDPDVMDDMNKLQRFVMVAIWCIQEDPSLRPTMSKVIEMLEGVVEVPFPPCPWPFNITS; encoded by the coding sequence ATGCCATGTTTCCACCATAAGACAATTATGTTCTTCAAGTGGCATGTACCAGAACCAAAACAATATTCGATGATGTCTTTTAATCTACTTTGTGTTCTTTCCTTGCTTCTGCTACCATGTTTAGCAACTGCACAAAACAATGGAACTGTACGTGTAGGTCAATATATTACTGCAGCTGATAATTCACAACCATGGTTTTCACCTTCCAGAGACTTTGCTTTTGGTTTTCATAAACTTGACAATGAGGATCTCTTCTTGCCTGCCATTTGGTACTACAAGATTCCAAGCAAAACCATAGTTTGGTATGCTTCAGCTGATAATCCTGCACCAAGAGGATCAAGATTACAGCTAACTGCTGACCGCGGATTGGTGCTTGATGGCCCTGATGGCCAGGAGCTATGGAAATCTGGTATCACTATGAGTGCAGCTGCTTTTGGTTTTCTTTATGATACAGGCAACTTTGTGGTGGCAGATGCAAATTCTGAAAAGTTATGGCAGAGTTTTGATGATCCTGTTGATACTTTGCTCCCTTCGCAGATAATGGAAAGGGGTGGAGTAGTTTCTTCCAAACGATCGGAAACTGATTTCTCTCAAGGAAGGTTCCAATTTCGTTTGCTCCAGGATGGAAATGCTGTGCTTAATACCATAAACCTGCCTAGTGGGTTTGCATATGATGCCTATTTTTGGAGCAATACATTTGATCAAAACAGGTCAAATGCTGGTCTCCAAGTAGTGTTTAATGAATCGGGCTACTTGTATGTTGTGAGGGAAAACAATCAAAGAGTTTTTCTCACACCAGGAACGATAGTCTCTTCCAAAGAAAATTATCACAGAGCAACTCTCAATTTTGATGGTTCTTTTGTGCTTTATACCCACCCCAGGAATACCAATGGAAATAATGGTATCTGGTCTGTTATTCGCACTATGCCTGATAATATCTGTGTAAACAACGATATTCGTAAAGGATTAGGCAGTGGAATTTGTGGGCATAACAGCATCTGCACTCTCAATTCTTTGCGAAGGCCAAACTGCACATGCCCGAAGGGGTTTTCTTTAGTTGATCCAGATGATCCATACGGAAACTGCAAACCGGATTTCATCCAAGGCTGTGAAGAAGATGAGGGGAAATCTGAAGAAGATCTATACCATATTGAAGAGCTAAAAAGTACCGATTGGCCTACATCTGATTTTGAGCAGCTTACACCTTCTAGTAGAGAGGATTGTGAATCATCGTGCTTAAAGGACTGCCTGTGTTCTGCATCTGTGTTTAGACTTGATACCTGTTGGAAGAAGAAATTACCACTCTCTTATGGGAAAATGGACCCTGCTGATAATGGGACAGCTTTCATCAAAATTAGGAAAGGCGAAGggaatggaaaaaagaaaagggatatATTCGTCCTGGTGGGATCTGTACTTTTAGGCAGCTCTGTGTTTATCAACTTGATTTTAGTTGCTGCTAGTTGCCTTGGCCTTCTAATTGTTAATCAGAAAAAACTCACGAGGACTCATCCGCCTGAAGGTGTTTCACATATGAATCTGCGCTGCTTTACCTATAAGGAGCTTGTAGAGGCCACACGAGGATTCAAGGAAGAATTAGGAAGGGGGGCCTTTGGTACTGTTTACAAAGGTTTCATGGATATTGCTCCTAATAATCTTGTTGCAGTGAAGAAGTTGGATAGAGTATTTCATGATTCTGAGAAAGAGTTCAAAGCTGAAGTGAATGTAATTGGGCAGACACATCACAAGAACCTGGTTCGACTTCTTGGATTCTGCGACGAGGGAGAAAATCGGTTAATAGTATACGAGTTCTTGAGTAATGGCACATTGGCCAGCTTCCTCTTTGGAGACTATAAACCGAATTGGGAACTGAGGACCAATATTGCCATGGAGATTGCCAAAGGCCTATTGTATCTTCATGAGGAATGTTGCACCCAGATCATCCATTGTGATATAAAGCCTCAAAACATACTTCTTGATGATAATTACAATGCTCGGATATCTGATTTCGGATTGGCAAAGCTTTTGACATTGAATCAGAGCCATACTAGTACTGTCATCAGAGGAACTAAAGGGTATGTTGCGCCTGAATGGTTCAGGAACACACCAGTCACTGTAAAAGTTGATGTTTACAGTTTTGGAGTGCTTCTTCTAGAGATCATTTGCCTTCGAAGATGCGTTGAAAAGGAAGCAAGCACAATTGATAAAGCAATTCTAACTGATTGGGCTTATGACTGTTATAAGGAAAGACAATTCGGTACTCTAGTTGAAGATGATCCAGATGTCATGGATGACATGAATAAGCTACAGAGGTTTGTGATGGTTGCCATTTGGTGCATCCAAGAAGATCCCTCTCTTCGCCCCACGATGAGCAAGGTTATAGAGATGCTTGAAGGAGTTGTTGAAGTACCTTTTCCTCCATGTCCATGGCCATTCAACATCACAAGCTGA